One genomic window of Quercus lobata isolate SW786 chromosome 9, ValleyOak3.0 Primary Assembly, whole genome shotgun sequence includes the following:
- the LOC115961523 gene encoding organic cation/carnitine transporter 3-like, which translates to MANTTPLLSQPNSAESESTPPPIEKHHPSLDSSIERYIGDFGWAQFFQILLLSFAWLFDAQQTFISVFTDAYPTWHCTSHQLGCNSVSNICYIPKNSWAWDWPSYTSIISEWNLQCSSSIITGLPASSFFMGCVVGGLVLATLADSSLGRKNMLFLSCLTMSLSSLLTVFSTNIWAYSALRLVCGFGRATIGTCALVLTIELVGKRWRGQVGVIGFFFFTIGFLSLPAIAYWNKGSSWRSLYLWTSIPGILYSMLVHFFVCESPRWLFVHGRKEEAVAILKSIAPPSHSGGSTLSFSEVSFEQVTWHNGNVYSAITMLMQKKWAFKRLSPVMVIAFGIGMVYYGMPLGLGNLPFNLYLSVTFNALSEIPSSLFTILLIGKLNRKFSVLAFTTISGIFSIMCALKGKECTRLQIGFELVSFFSACSAFSILLIFTIELFPTSVRNSATSLVRQALVFGGVFSPMLVAAERRNGISSYMVFGLVIGCCGLFAACLPETRGRALCDTMDEEERRESSLQCGGDVLA; encoded by the coding sequence ATGGCCAATACAACTCCACTTCTCTCCCAACCCAACTCAGCCGAGTCAGAAAGCACCCCTCCACCTATAGAGAAACACCATCCATCCCTTGATTCCTCCATTGAAAGGTATATAGGAGATTTTGGGTGGGCCCAATTCTTCCAAATCCTACTTTTATCCTTTGCATGGCTATTTGACGCGCAACAAACATTCATTAGTGTCTTCACTGATGCATACCCAACATGGCACTGTACTAGTCATCAACTTGGTTGCAACTCAGTCTCCAATATATGCTATATTCCAAAAAATTCATGGGCATGGGATTGGCCTTCCTATACATCAATCATATCGGAATGGAACTTACAGTGTTCTTCTTCCATTATCACTGGCTTGCCCGCATCGTCTTTCTTCATGGGTTGCGTAGTGGGTGGACTCGTTCTTGCCACACTTGCTGATTCCTCACTTGGTCGCAAAAACATGCTCTTTCTCTCATGCCTAACTATGTCTCTATCTTCTTTGCTTACTGTCTTCTCCACCAACATATGGGCTTACTCAGCTTTAAGattggtttgtgggtttggcCGTGCAACAATTGGAACTTGTGCACTTGTGTTAACAATTGAGCTTGTGGGAAAAAGGTGGCGAGGCCAAGTGGGTGTGATAGGattcttttttttcacaatagGGTTTTTATCACTACCAGCTATAGCATATTGGAATAAAGGCTCATCTTGGAGATCTCTTTATTTATGGACTTCTATCCCCGGAATCTTGTATTCTATGTTAGTTCACTTCTTTGTTTGTGAGTCACCCAGATGGCTATTTGTTCATGGACGTAAAGAAGAAGCAGTGGCCATATTGAAAAGCATTGCACCACCAAGCCATAGTGGTGGTTCAACCTTGAGCTTCTCTGAGGTTTCGTTTGAGCAAGTAACTTGGCATAATGGGAATGTTTACTCAGCTATCACAATGTTGATGCAGAAAAAATGGGCCTTTAAAAGGTTGTCACCGGTTATGGTGATAGCTTTTGGGATTGGAATGGTGTACTATGGCATGCCATTAGGCCTAGGAAACTTGCCATTCAATCTCTACTTGAGTGTCACATTCAATGCCTTATCTGAGATACCATCTTCATTGTTCACTATCTTGCTTATAGGTAAGTTGAACAGAAAATTTTCTGTGCTTGCTTTCACTACCATTAGTGGGATTTTCAGTATCATGTGTGCTTTAAAAGGTAAGGAGTGCACAAGATTGCAGATTGGGTTTGAGCTAGTATCTTTCTTTAGTGCTTGTTCTGCGTTCAGTATATTACTCATATTCACAATAGAGTTGTTCCCTACTTCTGTGAGGAACTCAGCTACTTCGTTGGTGAGACAAGCACTTGTGTTTGGTGGTGTATTTAGTCCGATGCTAGTGGCTGCTGAGAGAAGAAATGGAATTTCATCCTATATGGTGTTTGGGTTGGTTATAGGGTGTTGTGGACTGTTTGCAGCATGTTTACCAGAGACAAGGGGTAGAGCACTTTGTGATACTATGGATGAGGAAGAACGCAGAGAAAGTAGCCTGCAATGTGGCGGTGATGTCTTAGcttaa